A genome region from Streptomyces sp. SAI-135 includes the following:
- a CDS encoding aminotransferase class III-fold pyridoxal phosphate-dependent enzyme translates to MAITDVEAALSEVLAVTEERYVANNPRSERRFRQAGTVMPGGNTRTSLYYSPFPVTFVAGEGQFLTDLDGHRYVDLLGEYSAGLYGHSDPAVLTAVRKVLEEGLSYGGPNQYEVELAKEITHRFPSVELLRFTNSGTEANLFAIGTARAVTGRSKVLVFESGYHGGVLSFRGEAPLNAPYSYVVCEYNDVPGTMAAIREHRDDLAAVILEPMLGGGGAVPATAEFVSAIRAATTRYEVVFILDEVMTSRLAPGGLQERFGIVPDLTTFGKYLGAGFSFGAFGGNRRLMERFDPSVPGSLSHPGTFNNNTVTMAAGLAGLRDVFTAEAVRDLNARGDGLRDRLNSLFFDFDVSIQATGVGSILGLHFQRSPIVSGRHIDPAPDRRKLLHLELMLRGFYLARRGYLALPLPVTDADLASFVDAVGEVVATHRRVFRQGR, encoded by the coding sequence ATGGCCATCACCGACGTCGAGGCCGCGCTGAGTGAAGTGCTCGCCGTGACCGAGGAGCGGTACGTCGCGAACAATCCCCGAAGCGAGCGCAGGTTCAGGCAGGCGGGGACGGTGATGCCCGGCGGCAACACGCGGACTTCGCTCTATTACTCGCCGTTCCCGGTCACGTTCGTGGCGGGGGAGGGACAGTTCCTCACCGACCTCGACGGGCACCGTTACGTCGACCTGCTCGGTGAGTACTCGGCCGGCCTCTACGGCCACTCCGACCCCGCGGTCCTGACTGCCGTGCGCAAGGTCCTCGAGGAGGGGCTGTCGTACGGGGGCCCCAATCAGTACGAGGTGGAGCTGGCGAAGGAGATCACCCATCGGTTTCCGTCGGTAGAGCTGCTGCGGTTCACGAACTCGGGAACCGAGGCCAACCTCTTCGCGATCGGGACCGCCCGCGCGGTGACAGGCCGCAGTAAGGTGCTGGTCTTCGAAAGCGGCTATCACGGAGGCGTGCTGAGTTTTCGCGGGGAGGCCCCCCTCAATGCTCCGTACTCCTACGTCGTCTGCGAGTACAACGATGTGCCCGGGACCATGGCCGCGATCCGCGAGCACCGGGACGACCTGGCAGCCGTGATCCTCGAGCCGATGCTCGGCGGCGGTGGCGCGGTGCCGGCGACCGCCGAGTTCGTCAGCGCGATCCGCGCGGCGACGACGCGCTACGAGGTGGTGTTCATCCTCGATGAAGTCATGACCTCCCGACTCGCGCCGGGCGGACTTCAGGAGAGGTTCGGCATCGTGCCCGACCTGACCACGTTCGGGAAATACCTCGGTGCGGGGTTCAGCTTCGGCGCGTTCGGCGGCAACCGGCGCCTGATGGAGCGGTTCGACCCGAGCGTGCCCGGCAGCCTGTCGCACCCTGGGACGTTCAACAACAACACGGTCACGATGGCGGCCGGCCTGGCGGGGCTGCGGGATGTCTTCACCGCTGAGGCCGTCCGGGATCTCAACGCGCGAGGCGACGGACTCCGGGACCGGTTGAACTCGCTCTTCTTCGACTTCGACGTGTCCATCCAGGCGACCGGTGTCGGCTCCATCCTGGGACTGCACTTCCAGCGCTCCCCTATCGTCAGCGGTCGCCACATCGATCCGGCCCCCGACAGGCGCAAGCTGCTGCACCTGGAGTTGATGCTGCGCGGCTTCTACCTCGCCCGGAGGGGTTATCTGGCGCTTCCGCTCCCGGTAACCGACGCCGACCTCGCTTCCTTCGTAGATGCCGTGGGGGAGGTTGTAGCCACCCATCGGCGCGTGTTCCGTCAGGGACGGTGA
- a CDS encoding hydantoinase/oxoprolinase family protein, with product MYRIGIDIGGTFTDLAAVDGDGKVVIAKSSSTPRDPSDGLLAGLTKLAAALGTTREQMLRQTERIVHGTTVATNALLEGKGATVALLTTEGHRDVIEMREGMKEDRYNVRMAPQQPLVPRARRYGVRERMRADGTAAVPLEARSLEAAVEAAAASGAEAIAVCYLHSYRNPEHEQATAAALATRLPDTYISLSSEVLPQIKEYERVWTTVVNAYVGPVLADYLSRLSGRLADAGYAGEVMIMHSHGGVATIPESSRLAAGAVLSGPAGGIAAARQAAKLVGTGELITFDMGGTSTDIALLQDGEAPLSAEKQVGLAKVSLPALDIHTLGAGGGSIARVDSGILHVGPESAGALPGPACYGRGGTEATVTDANVVLGLLDPAGFAGGDLPLDPAAAEAAVAEVAYALGVSTVEAAAGISKVVNTTMAEGIRIVSVRRGVDPRGFTLVSFGGAAGVHVTEVARLLDIKRVIVPNVASVLSAWGMLATDLRYEMVRSHIGDAASTSADGMRKVLRDMESEGRARLDGFDGRIEVQRALDMRYGEQIYEITVPINDVDVDADDFIDEVVARFHKRHQQLYAYNAPGQEVVIVNARTTIVGKLPELRAEPLSTGSGHSVQAGVRKVYLDGWTDVPVHRMETVAQGERVTGPALFESTTTTVLLRAGDSAVVNEHGWLDIRLS from the coding sequence ATGTACCGGATCGGCATCGACATCGGCGGCACCTTCACCGACCTGGCCGCCGTTGACGGCGACGGCAAGGTGGTGATCGCCAAATCCTCTTCCACCCCGCGGGACCCTTCCGACGGGCTGCTGGCGGGGTTGACCAAGCTCGCCGCCGCGCTGGGCACCACGCGTGAGCAGATGCTGCGTCAGACCGAGCGGATCGTGCACGGCACCACAGTGGCCACCAACGCGCTGTTGGAGGGCAAGGGCGCGACGGTCGCTCTGCTCACGACCGAGGGTCACCGCGATGTGATCGAGATGCGCGAGGGAATGAAGGAGGACCGCTACAACGTGCGGATGGCGCCGCAGCAGCCGCTGGTGCCACGGGCCCGACGGTACGGGGTCCGCGAGCGGATGCGGGCCGACGGTACGGCGGCGGTTCCCCTCGAAGCACGGTCACTCGAGGCCGCCGTCGAGGCGGCGGCCGCGTCCGGAGCCGAAGCGATCGCCGTCTGCTACCTCCACTCCTACCGCAACCCCGAGCACGAGCAGGCAACCGCCGCCGCGCTTGCCACTCGGCTTCCGGACACCTACATCTCCCTCTCCAGCGAGGTACTGCCGCAGATCAAGGAGTACGAGCGGGTCTGGACGACGGTGGTCAACGCCTATGTCGGCCCGGTCCTGGCCGACTACCTGTCCCGGCTCAGCGGCCGCCTCGCCGACGCGGGCTACGCCGGCGAAGTCATGATCATGCACTCGCACGGCGGTGTGGCCACGATCCCGGAGTCGAGCCGGCTCGCCGCGGGGGCCGTCCTGTCCGGGCCCGCCGGAGGCATCGCGGCCGCCCGGCAGGCCGCCAAGCTCGTCGGGACGGGGGAGCTGATCACCTTCGACATGGGCGGCACGAGCACCGACATCGCCCTGCTGCAGGACGGCGAGGCGCCGTTGAGCGCGGAGAAGCAGGTCGGTCTCGCGAAGGTCTCGCTGCCCGCCCTGGACATCCACACCCTCGGCGCGGGTGGCGGCTCCATCGCCCGGGTCGACAGCGGCATCCTGCACGTCGGTCCGGAGAGCGCCGGCGCCCTGCCCGGTCCGGCGTGCTACGGCCGCGGAGGAACCGAGGCGACCGTCACCGACGCGAACGTCGTTCTCGGCCTCCTCGACCCGGCCGGCTTCGCAGGCGGCGACCTTCCCCTGGACCCCGCCGCCGCCGAAGCCGCGGTCGCGGAAGTGGCATACGCGCTGGGCGTGTCCACCGTCGAAGCCGCCGCCGGGATCTCCAAGGTCGTCAACACCACCATGGCCGAGGGCATCAGGATCGTGTCCGTCCGTCGTGGCGTCGACCCACGCGGCTTCACACTGGTCTCGTTCGGGGGAGCAGCGGGCGTGCACGTCACCGAGGTGGCGCGCCTGCTCGACATCAAACGAGTGATCGTCCCCAATGTCGCCTCGGTGCTCTCGGCGTGGGGAATGCTCGCCACCGACCTGCGCTACGAGATGGTGCGCTCCCACATCGGCGATGCCGCGTCCACCTCGGCCGACGGGATGCGCAAGGTGCTGCGCGACATGGAAAGCGAGGGCCGTGCCCGGCTCGACGGGTTCGACGGCCGGATCGAGGTCCAGCGTGCTCTCGACATGCGCTACGGCGAGCAGATCTACGAGATCACCGTTCCCATCAACGACGTGGACGTCGACGCCGACGACTTCATCGACGAGGTCGTGGCGCGGTTCCACAAGCGCCACCAGCAGCTGTACGCCTACAACGCGCCCGGCCAGGAGGTGGTCATCGTGAACGCACGGACCACCATCGTCGGAAAGCTGCCGGAGCTACGCGCCGAGCCGCTGTCGACCGGCAGCGGTCACAGCGTGCAGGCGGGCGTGCGGAAGGTCTATTTGGACGGCTGGACCGACGTTCCTGTGCACCGGATGGAGACCGTGGCGCAGGGGGAGCGGGTCACCGGTCCCGCACTCTTCGAGTCGACCACCACCACAGTGCTGCTGCGTGCCGGAGATTCTGCGGTCGTCAACGAGCACGGCTGGCTCGACATCCGCCTGTCCTAG
- a CDS encoding hydantoinase B/oxoprolinase family protein, translating into MVDPVTVSVITHRFEAIVQEMGEAMLRTAYSQILNSSRDFSTAITDRESRLVAQAEHVPIHVGSMPWAVRAITDFFGDSINPGDVYLLNDPYHGGNHLPDLTTFVPVFFEDKLLFWSINRSHQSDIGGSTHGAYNPGATEIWQEGLRITPLKLYDAGTVREDVMQMIATNVRHADDFLGDLRAMIGSSWVGERRILQLLDEYGTETVTEAIDAILDSAERQTRACISTWTDGVYFGEAVLDDDGHGTEDIHIRAKVTVSGDSLHVDLSDSHPQVTGFINSSYPNMMSAVHMALSFLIEPRTPKNSGTFRPLTVKAKEGTVVWARPPAPVTLATNHCAQEIAESVIKALVGACPDRVIAGWGRRFRIAIKGVDPRSGRQFIWHLFHARPGGGASPAGDGWETAGEGQAMGSSKFGSIEVAEVRFPLFFEYHEFRPDSFGDGQFRGGAGSVLRLRMETEETAVANTAGDGVRHPSYGTCGGRDGVPHRYRLLAGEHVRELRTKEVDIEIPPHSVFLVESAGGGGYGPPAERSPEARRQDIENGFVSADDTTGRALLTTGT; encoded by the coding sequence GTGGTCGATCCCGTGACCGTCTCGGTCATAACTCACCGATTCGAAGCGATCGTGCAGGAGATGGGCGAGGCGATGCTGCGCACCGCTTACTCGCAGATCCTCAACTCGAGCAGGGACTTCTCCACAGCGATCACGGACCGCGAGTCGCGGCTGGTCGCACAAGCAGAGCATGTTCCCATCCACGTGGGCTCGATGCCCTGGGCGGTCCGCGCCATCACGGACTTCTTCGGCGACTCGATCAACCCCGGGGACGTTTATCTGCTGAACGATCCCTACCACGGTGGCAACCACCTCCCGGACCTCACGACGTTCGTTCCGGTCTTCTTCGAGGACAAGCTGCTCTTCTGGTCGATCAACCGGTCCCACCAGAGCGACATCGGTGGTTCGACGCACGGCGCGTACAACCCGGGTGCGACCGAGATATGGCAGGAGGGGCTACGGATCACCCCCCTCAAGCTGTACGACGCGGGCACGGTCCGTGAGGACGTCATGCAGATGATCGCGACCAATGTGCGCCATGCCGACGACTTCCTGGGTGACCTCCGCGCGATGATCGGCTCGTCCTGGGTGGGAGAGAGGCGCATCCTGCAACTGCTTGACGAGTACGGAACCGAAACCGTCACCGAAGCCATCGACGCCATCCTCGACAGCGCCGAGCGCCAGACCCGGGCCTGCATCTCGACCTGGACCGACGGTGTCTACTTCGGTGAGGCCGTGCTGGACGACGACGGCCACGGCACCGAGGACATCCACATCCGGGCCAAGGTCACCGTCTCGGGAGACTCCCTCCACGTCGACCTGAGCGATTCGCACCCCCAGGTCACCGGCTTCATCAACTCGTCGTACCCGAACATGATGTCCGCGGTCCACATGGCCCTGTCCTTCCTCATCGAGCCGCGAACCCCGAAGAACTCGGGGACGTTCCGGCCGCTGACGGTGAAGGCCAAGGAGGGCACGGTAGTGTGGGCCCGCCCCCCGGCGCCCGTCACTCTGGCCACGAACCACTGCGCCCAGGAGATCGCCGAGTCGGTGATCAAGGCTCTGGTGGGGGCATGTCCCGACCGTGTGATCGCCGGCTGGGGCCGACGGTTCCGGATCGCCATCAAGGGCGTCGACCCACGGTCCGGCCGCCAGTTCATCTGGCACCTCTTCCACGCGCGGCCGGGAGGAGGCGCATCCCCGGCGGGAGACGGCTGGGAGACGGCAGGCGAGGGCCAGGCGATGGGTTCCTCCAAGTTCGGCTCGATCGAGGTCGCCGAGGTCCGCTTCCCCCTCTTCTTCGAGTACCACGAGTTCCGGCCCGACTCCTTCGGCGACGGGCAGTTCCGGGGCGGCGCCGGCTCGGTGCTGCGGCTCCGTATGGAGACCGAGGAGACGGCGGTGGCGAACACCGCGGGTGACGGGGTCAGACATCCGTCGTACGGGACGTGCGGTGGACGCGACGGCGTTCCGCACCGGTACCGGCTCCTCGCGGGTGAGCACGTGCGAGAGCTGCGGACCAAGGAAGTCGACATTGAGATCCCGCCCCACTCGGTCTTCCTCGTGGAGTCCGCGGGCGGTGGTGGCTACGGACCTCCGGCCGAGCGCTCTCCCGAAGCCCGGCGGCAGGACATCGAGAACGGCTTCGTCTCGGCGGACGACACCACCGGCCGCGCTCTCCTCACGACAGGGACCTGA
- a CDS encoding 3-keto-5-aminohexanoate cleavage protein: MSVIITVAPTGPIATKQDNAWLPTQPDEIADQVAEAYAAGATVAHLHLRDRNDQPTADLSIASRTVELIRESCPILVQLSTGVGLSVPFEEREQLVELRPEMATLNPCSMSFGEGEFLNPPAGVRRLAARMQELGVKPELEIYDTGHLDACLRLRDEGLLAEPLQFSIVLGVRGGMAATAENLMMMVRRLPEDAPWQVIAIGRANLELTAIGLALGGNCRAGLEDTLYLRKGEPAQGSTPLVARAADMARALDLTIADVDSTRRQLQLPQQEGPSR, translated from the coding sequence GTGAGCGTGATCATCACCGTGGCGCCGACAGGCCCCATCGCGACGAAGCAGGACAACGCCTGGCTGCCGACGCAACCCGACGAGATCGCCGACCAGGTCGCCGAGGCCTACGCCGCAGGGGCCACGGTGGCTCACCTCCACCTCCGCGACCGCAACGACCAGCCGACGGCAGACCTCTCCATCGCCTCCCGCACCGTGGAACTCATCCGGGAGAGCTGCCCCATCCTGGTGCAGCTCTCGACCGGGGTCGGTCTGAGTGTTCCGTTCGAGGAGCGTGAGCAACTCGTCGAACTGCGCCCCGAGATGGCGACACTGAACCCGTGCAGCATGAGCTTCGGCGAGGGCGAGTTCCTCAATCCGCCCGCCGGCGTCCGCCGGCTCGCCGCCCGCATGCAGGAGCTCGGCGTCAAACCGGAGCTCGAGATCTACGACACCGGGCATCTGGACGCCTGCCTCCGTCTCCGGGACGAAGGACTGCTCGCCGAGCCGCTGCAGTTCAGCATCGTCCTCGGAGTCCGCGGCGGCATGGCCGCCACCGCGGAGAACCTCATGATGATGGTGCGCAGGCTGCCCGAGGATGCGCCATGGCAGGTCATCGCCATAGGCCGGGCCAACCTGGAGCTGACGGCGATCGGGCTGGCACTCGGCGGGAACTGCCGGGCCGGGCTCGAAGACACTCTCTACCTCCGCAAAGGTGAGCCGGCTCAGGGCAGCACACCGCTCGTCGCACGCGCGGCGGATATGGCGCGCGCCCTCGACCTCACCATCGCTGACGTCGACAGCACACGTCGCCAGCTCCAGCTGCCCCAGCAGGAAGGCCCATCGCGATGA